A single window of Paracoccus albus DNA harbors:
- a CDS encoding M81 family metallopeptidase, which yields MRIAVGGIHTECSTYSPVLMRTGDFRVLRGAELVDHDYFAFLKAHEAAFLPLLHARAVPGGPVAKDAYDAFKAEFLDRLASAMPVDGVYLAMHGAMKVDGMFDAEADWIGAVRDMVGPNIPIAVSYDLHGNVSQQVVDAIDIFAAYRTAPHIDVAETMDASVKMLVRALTTGERPGVIRVPVPLLLPGERSSTVDEPARSLYAGLPALEGPDVWRTDLMIGYVWADEPRATAAAIVTGTDADAASAAAERIAADFWNARDRFAFGPVTGTLDEMLDLAGRTETRPIILADSGDNPTGGGVGDRADVLAKLIERDWQETIVAGITDAPATEACFNAGEGAELPLKIGGTLDPSGLSVTETVRVLRLVEGDKTTERQAVVQTGGIQLVLAARRRPYHNTEDFTRLGLNPSEARLVVVKSGYLSPDLAAIAGPNLMALTDGAVNQDIARLENRHRHQATLPFDPDCGFQPSAQLSARFQTQS from the coding sequence TGGCGCGGAGCTTGTGGATCATGACTATTTCGCCTTTCTGAAAGCGCATGAAGCGGCGTTTCTGCCGCTTCTGCACGCCCGCGCCGTTCCCGGCGGCCCGGTCGCGAAAGACGCATATGACGCGTTCAAGGCGGAGTTTCTGGACCGTCTTGCAAGCGCTATGCCGGTCGACGGCGTCTATCTTGCCATGCATGGCGCGATGAAGGTCGACGGGATGTTCGACGCAGAGGCCGATTGGATCGGCGCTGTTCGCGATATGGTCGGCCCCAATATTCCGATTGCCGTCAGCTACGACCTGCATGGCAATGTCTCGCAACAGGTGGTTGATGCGATCGACATTTTCGCAGCCTATCGCACAGCGCCGCATATCGACGTCGCCGAGACGATGGATGCCTCGGTGAAGATGCTGGTGCGCGCGCTGACCACGGGGGAACGTCCCGGCGTCATACGCGTACCGGTGCCGCTGCTGCTGCCCGGAGAGCGTTCGTCCACCGTGGATGAACCTGCGCGCAGCCTCTATGCCGGTTTGCCAGCTCTGGAAGGCCCGGACGTCTGGCGTACAGATCTGATGATCGGCTATGTCTGGGCGGACGAACCGCGCGCAACGGCAGCGGCCATCGTCACCGGGACTGATGCGGATGCGGCCAGTGCCGCGGCAGAGCGTATTGCGGCAGATTTCTGGAATGCGCGTGATCGGTTCGCCTTTGGGCCGGTGACTGGCACATTGGACGAAATGCTCGATCTGGCAGGCCGCACAGAAACCCGTCCGATCATTCTTGCAGACAGCGGCGACAACCCCACCGGTGGCGGCGTCGGTGACCGGGCCGACGTGCTGGCAAAGCTGATTGAGCGCGACTGGCAGGAAACCATCGTCGCAGGCATCACCGATGCACCGGCGACCGAGGCTTGTTTCAATGCCGGCGAAGGTGCGGAACTACCACTTAAGATCGGCGGAACGCTGGATCCCTCTGGCTTGTCGGTGACCGAAACGGTCCGGGTGCTGCGTCTTGTCGAAGGCGACAAGACGACCGAAAGACAGGCCGTTGTCCAGACCGGGGGGATCCAGCTTGTGCTTGCTGCCCGCCGCCGCCCCTATCACAATACCGAGGATTTCACGCGACTCGGCCTGAACCCATCCGAGGCAAGGCTGGTGGTTGTCAAATCCGGCTATCTGTCGCCCGATCTTGCGGCCATCGCCGGTCCGAACCTGATGGCGCTGACAGATGGCGCGGTAAATCAGGACATCGCGCGGCTTGAGAACAGGCATCGGCATCAGGCCACCCTGCCCTTTGATCCCGACTGTGGCTTCCAACCATCTGCGCAGCTCTCTGCCCGTTTCCAGACTCAGTCCTGA
- a CDS encoding MFS transporter, whose amino-acid sequence MNPWIAILRHHKVVRVSAAAIFLYGLAGAATSPYQSVIGIRELGLSDQAYATIALIASITNVIMAIAIGATSDRFQSYRLPLIFVSAFGIIGYGAIWAFPSPLVFAVVMIGPLALFHATNSMLFGNVRAQSHLFTPEETQIVNAVMRMAISLSWVLVPGIVGLILAGQDSMIGAYLIATIAAAACMTTIMLWLGPDRPRPGPPSAEEDLPEGGTGTARVAPSSGRTDRPVQVRLPGSVFGDMLQILRPHLLAPVVGVALISQVLHVNGAVLPLIMTGQAGGKAGDVGYAVGMVALLEVIFMFAWTWSLRYLRLTTALAYAIGIYLFYLIGLALATDPLHVFAASILAGIGAAGIISIPISYLLDLISDRPGLSASLIAVNMFLGGAFGAGVFAIGTAIQGYPAAAILSGLAGMLGAAILVWRERLSG is encoded by the coding sequence ATGAACCCGTGGATCGCCATTCTTCGCCATCACAAGGTGGTTCGCGTCTCTGCCGCAGCGATTTTTCTGTACGGGCTGGCGGGTGCGGCGACCTCTCCCTATCAGTCCGTTATCGGTATCCGCGAACTTGGGCTCTCGGATCAGGCCTACGCGACGATTGCGCTTATCGCATCTATTACGAATGTCATCATGGCCATTGCCATTGGTGCCACGTCCGACCGCTTCCAAAGCTACCGCCTGCCGCTGATCTTCGTCTCGGCCTTCGGCATCATCGGCTACGGGGCCATCTGGGCCTTCCCTTCGCCCCTGGTCTTTGCGGTTGTCATGATCGGGCCGCTGGCGCTGTTTCATGCCACCAACTCGATGCTGTTCGGCAATGTCCGGGCGCAGTCGCATCTGTTCACACCGGAAGAAACGCAGATCGTCAATGCCGTGATGCGGATGGCCATTTCGCTGTCCTGGGTGCTGGTGCCGGGCATCGTCGGCCTGATCCTTGCCGGTCAGGACAGTATGATCGGGGCCTATCTGATCGCAACAATAGCTGCTGCCGCCTGTATGACGACCATCATGCTATGGCTTGGACCAGACCGACCGCGACCGGGCCCGCCTTCCGCGGAAGAGGACCTGCCAGAAGGCGGAACCGGCACCGCGCGCGTCGCGCCAAGTTCAGGGCGGACTGACCGGCCGGTTCAGGTCAGGTTGCCGGGATCGGTCTTTGGCGACATGCTTCAGATCCTGCGACCGCACCTTCTGGCGCCGGTTGTCGGCGTTGCCCTGATCAGTCAGGTGCTGCATGTGAATGGCGCGGTTCTGCCGCTGATCATGACCGGCCAGGCCGGCGGTAAAGCCGGCGATGTCGGCTATGCCGTCGGTATGGTCGCCCTGCTGGAGGTCATCTTCATGTTCGCATGGACATGGTCGCTGCGCTATCTGCGCCTGACAACGGCGCTTGCATATGCAATTGGCATCTACCTGTTCTATCTGATCGGGCTGGCCCTGGCGACGGACCCTCTGCATGTCTTTGCCGCCAGCATATTGGCGGGCATCGGGGCGGCTGGCATTATCTCGATCCCGATTTCCTATCTGCTGGACCTGATCAGCGACCGGCCCGGATTGTCCGCATCTCTGATTGCTGTGAACATGTTTCTTGGCGGCGCGTTTGGCGCGGGGGTATTTGCCATCGGGACTGCGATACAAGGCTATCCCGCAGCAGCTATTTTAAGCGGTCTTGCCGGGATGCTCGGCGCGGCGATACTGGTCTGGCGGGAAAGGCTGTCGGGATGA
- a CDS encoding copper homeostasis protein CutC has product MNRITLEICVDDEAGIRAAADGGADRIELCAALGVGGLTPSAGLMLLARRSSLPSMVMIRPRAGDFVWNRAERDAMLAEIAAVKAAGLAGVVIGASLPDGRLDTEAMTEMVRAAEGLDITLHRAIDLVPDPAESMRLVEGLGVRRVLSSGGATTALSGIDRLKLMSDTAPSVTVMPGGGVSALNAATFADAIPLREIHASASVMAEAPSLRAIAEFGFQPAGSKRTDRDSVRALRDALDLIAGQATDR; this is encoded by the coding sequence ATGAACCGGATCACGCTGGAAATCTGTGTCGATGATGAGGCTGGCATCCGCGCGGCCGCAGATGGCGGCGCCGACCGGATTGAGCTTTGCGCGGCCCTTGGCGTTGGCGGTCTGACGCCATCTGCCGGGCTGATGTTACTTGCGCGACGCTCTTCCTTGCCTTCGATGGTGATGATCCGTCCACGAGCCGGGGATTTCGTCTGGAACCGCGCCGAGCGCGACGCCATGCTGGCCGAAATAGCAGCCGTCAAAGCGGCAGGTCTGGCGGGTGTCGTGATCGGCGCATCGCTGCCCGATGGCAGGCTGGATACCGAGGCGATGACAGAAATGGTCCGCGCAGCAGAAGGATTGGACATCACCCTTCACCGCGCCATCGACCTTGTACCGGACCCCGCCGAATCAATGCGGCTGGTTGAAGGGCTGGGCGTCCGGCGCGTCTTGTCTTCGGGTGGCGCAACCACGGCGTTAAGCGGCATCGACAGGCTGAAACTGATGTCTGACACGGCCCCATCCGTGACGGTCATGCCCGGCGGCGGCGTTTCGGCCTTGAATGCCGCGACGTTTGCCGATGCGATACCTCTGCGCGAAATTCATGCCTCTGCCTCGGTCATGGCCGAAGCGCCATCATTGCGCGCGATTGCCGAGTTCGGCTTTCAGCCTGCCGGGTCGAAACGCACCGACCGTGACAGCGTGCGCGCCCTACGCGATGCGCTAGACCTGATCGCAGGCCAAGCAACGGATCGCTGA
- a CDS encoding 3-hydroxyacyl-CoA dehydrogenase NAD-binding domain-containing protein, producing MTDPIRSEIRGSALIVTIDNPPVNVISQAVRAGLLGAINEAEAALAEGRIDRVVITGAGRAFVAGADAKEFDGPALEPHLPDVVNALAELPAIAAINGAALGGGYEIALACRYRVAAPAAVIGLPEVTLGVVPGSGGTQRLPRLIGLEKALPLISTGQTLKGKAALEQGMVDAIADDPVQAALSLDIARLGPAIGDMPNPTAAPDAVKAARENAKKRMRGQFAPLKAIELMEGAATLSLREGMEAERAAFLELRSGGQARALRHIFFAERAAGASAELKKLEPATVDHALVAGGGTMGAAIAYALNTAGIEITLLENDAEAEGRARTNVSKLFDEAVSRGKLERTEADRRLDETFHFINGADTALPAVDIVIEAVFENLDVKRELFARLAKGLPDDTILATNTSYLDVNRIAEVVHNPSRFLGLHFFAPAHLMKLVEVIRAEETSKQTLATAFALTKRLGKIAVEAGVCDGFIGNRILTRYRQTADVTLLEGALPAQVDKAMRSFGMAMGPYAVQDLSGLDIAYANRKRKRDAGIEFTGRYVPVADRMVEELERLGRKTGAGWYDYDDSRAAPSSAVDDEVRRASAEAGITRREFTDEEIARRLALSMIAEGADIVEEGIANRPADVDLVLVHGYGFPRWRGGPMRLADEWGLPKLLEEYKALAAEDPQSWTVPPLIQRLASEGRRFRDLNG from the coding sequence ATGACCGACCCCATCAGAAGCGAAATTCGCGGCTCTGCCCTGATCGTGACCATCGACAACCCGCCGGTTAACGTGATCTCACAGGCTGTGCGGGCGGGACTGCTTGGGGCGATTAACGAGGCCGAGGCAGCACTGGCCGAAGGCCGTATTGACCGCGTCGTGATCACGGGTGCAGGCCGGGCCTTTGTGGCCGGGGCAGATGCAAAGGAATTTGATGGCCCCGCGTTAGAGCCGCACCTTCCCGACGTGGTGAATGCACTGGCCGAACTGCCTGCCATTGCCGCGATCAATGGCGCAGCGCTTGGCGGCGGCTATGAAATCGCGCTTGCCTGCCGCTATCGGGTCGCCGCACCGGCTGCGGTGATCGGGTTGCCAGAGGTGACGCTTGGCGTCGTCCCCGGATCGGGCGGCACACAACGCCTGCCACGTCTGATCGGGCTCGAAAAGGCTCTGCCGCTGATCTCAACCGGGCAGACGCTGAAGGGCAAGGCTGCTCTGGAACAGGGCATGGTAGATGCCATTGCCGATGACCCGGTGCAGGCGGCGCTGTCACTGGATATCGCGCGACTCGGGCCGGCAATCGGTGACATGCCCAACCCCACTGCTGCACCTGATGCCGTCAAGGCTGCACGGGAAAATGCGAAGAAACGGATGCGCGGCCAGTTCGCGCCGTTGAAAGCTATCGAGCTGATGGAGGGGGCGGCCACGCTGTCCCTGCGAGAGGGCATGGAGGCCGAGCGGGCAGCGTTTCTTGAGCTGCGCTCGGGCGGTCAGGCGCGTGCCCTGCGCCATATCTTCTTTGCCGAACGCGCTGCGGGCGCCTCTGCCGAGCTGAAGAAGCTGGAACCGGCGACGGTAGATCATGCGCTTGTGGCGGGCGGCGGCACGATGGGGGCGGCGATTGCCTATGCGCTGAACACTGCCGGGATTGAGATCACGCTTCTGGAAAACGATGCGGAGGCCGAAGGTCGCGCCCGCACCAATGTCAGTAAACTGTTCGATGAAGCGGTCAGCAGGGGCAAGCTGGAACGGACCGAGGCAGATCGCCGCCTGGATGAGACCTTTCATTTCATCAATGGTGCGGATACCGCCCTGCCCGCAGTCGATATCGTGATCGAGGCGGTGTTCGAAAACCTCGATGTGAAGCGAGAGCTTTTCGCGCGGCTGGCGAAAGGGCTGCCGGATGACACCATTCTTGCGACGAACACCTCTTACCTTGACGTGAACAGGATTGCCGAAGTGGTGCACAATCCCTCACGCTTTCTTGGGCTGCATTTCTTCGCGCCCGCGCATCTGATGAAGCTGGTCGAGGTGATCCGCGCGGAAGAGACATCGAAGCAGACGCTTGCCACGGCATTTGCGCTGACAAAACGGCTGGGCAAAATCGCCGTTGAGGCTGGGGTCTGTGACGGTTTTATCGGCAATCGTATCCTGACCCGCTATCGGCAGACGGCGGATGTGACCCTTCTGGAAGGTGCCTTGCCCGCGCAGGTGGACAAGGCCATGAGGAGTTTCGGTATGGCGATGGGCCCTTATGCGGTCCAGGACCTGTCAGGTCTGGACATTGCCTATGCCAATCGCAAACGAAAACGCGACGCCGGGATCGAATTTACCGGCCGTTATGTGCCTGTCGCCGACCGTATGGTCGAAGAACTGGAACGATTGGGACGCAAGACTGGCGCAGGCTGGTATGATTATGACGACAGCAGGGCGGCGCCGTCATCTGCGGTCGACGACGAGGTGCGCCGCGCATCTGCCGAGGCCGGGATCACCCGCCGCGAATTCACAGATGAAGAAATCGCGCGTCGGCTTGCCCTGTCCATGATTGCCGAAGGTGCGGATATCGTTGAAGAAGGCATCGCCAACCGCCCGGCTGATGTCGATCTGGTGCTGGTTCACGGCTATGGTTTCCCACGCTGGCGCGGCGGTCCGATGCGGCTGGCCGATGAGTGGGGCTTGCCGAAGCTGCTGGAGGAATACAAAGCGCTCGCCGCTGAGGATCCGCAAAGCTGGACCGTCCCGCCACTAATCCAGAGGTTGGCCAGCGAGGGCCGCAGGTTCCGCGACCTGAACGGCTGA
- a CDS encoding sulfite exporter TauE/SafE family protein — protein sequence MVEAMLVTMVAFLLGGILKGAIGAGTPVVVIPIMSIYFDVPYAVAAFALPALASNIWQGWQYRGSISDTGFVVRLAGAAGAGAFVGTLLLAALPAETLSIIVALLALFYVAFRLMKPDWALDYGLARAIAAPAGFAAGILQGAAGISAPISVTYLHAIHMPRERFIATISTLFASMAIVQLPSLAGVGIMSWEIFLISIVACIPLFLGMPIGAALVRRTGAKVFDRMIMALLFVIAIMLIAESV from the coding sequence ATGGTAGAGGCCATGCTGGTCACGATGGTTGCCTTTCTGTTGGGCGGCATCCTGAAAGGTGCCATCGGGGCCGGAACGCCCGTGGTGGTCATACCGATCATGTCGATTTATTTTGATGTTCCTTACGCGGTTGCGGCCTTCGCATTACCTGCATTGGCGTCAAACATCTGGCAGGGCTGGCAATATCGCGGCAGCATCAGCGATACCGGCTTTGTCGTTCGACTGGCCGGTGCTGCAGGCGCGGGCGCATTTGTCGGAACGTTGCTGCTGGCCGCGCTTCCGGCTGAAACGCTGTCGATAATCGTGGCACTGCTGGCGCTGTTCTATGTGGCGTTCCGCCTGATGAAACCCGATTGGGCACTGGATTACGGTCTGGCACGCGCAATCGCGGCGCCGGCAGGCTTCGCTGCCGGGATACTTCAGGGTGCAGCGGGGATTTCGGCACCGATATCGGTGACATATCTGCACGCGATACATATGCCGAGGGAGCGTTTCATTGCGACGATTTCGACCCTTTTCGCTTCCATGGCCATCGTTCAACTGCCGTCGCTTGCTGGCGTCGGCATCATGTCGTGGGAGATTTTTCTGATCAGCATCGTCGCCTGTATCCCGCTGTTTCTGGGAATGCCGATTGGCGCCGCACTGGTCAGGCGGACCGGTGCCAAGGTCTTTGACCGGATGATCATGGCGCTGCTTTTCGTCATTGCGATCATGCTTATCGCTGAATCGGTCTGA
- a CDS encoding TRAP transporter large permease — MTGIAAGLTGFAALLVLMAFRVPIAVAMLATGVSGYWLMNGTMPLLAYLKTNTYYQFSSYSLSVIPLFVLMGEFATHAGMSRALYRAAAAFLGHRRGGLAMATIGGSAAFGAICGSSLATAATMGQVALPEMRRYGYSGALSTGSVAAGGTLGILIPPSVILVLYALMTEQSIGDMFVAAMVPGILAALGYMLAIAWFVRRHPDAGPAAERATRAEKLTAIRETWSIALIFLLVIVGMYRGWFTPTEAAAIGAFGTFVLAVVHGGLRLSGLLDCLQGAARTSAMIFLIMLGAEMFNAFLSATQTPMLAAQAIVDSGLSPMLVLLAILLLYLAMGCVMDSMSMLLLTVPIFYPIIAGLDFGMSREDTLIWFGILAVVVVEVGLITPPVGMNVFVINGMAKDVTMVESFRGVLPFLLSDFIRIAFLITMPWISLFLVRLLG; from the coding sequence ATGACGGGCATTGCCGCCGGACTAACGGGTTTCGCCGCGCTTCTGGTGCTCATGGCATTCCGCGTGCCGATTGCGGTTGCGATGCTGGCGACGGGGGTTTCGGGCTATTGGCTGATGAACGGCACGATGCCGTTGCTGGCTTACCTCAAGACCAACACATATTATCAGTTCTCCAGCTATTCGCTTTCGGTGATCCCGCTGTTTGTGCTGATGGGAGAATTTGCGACCCATGCCGGGATGAGCCGTGCCTTGTATCGCGCGGCTGCCGCCTTCCTTGGCCATCGCCGGGGTGGGCTGGCTATGGCGACCATTGGGGGCAGCGCCGCATTTGGTGCGATCTGCGGATCTTCGCTGGCCACCGCGGCCACGATGGGACAGGTCGCGCTGCCAGAGATGCGGCGCTACGGCTATTCCGGGGCGCTGTCGACGGGCTCAGTCGCGGCAGGTGGTACGCTGGGCATCCTGATTCCGCCATCCGTGATTCTGGTACTGTATGCGCTGATGACCGAACAAAGCATTGGCGACATGTTCGTGGCCGCGATGGTGCCGGGTATCCTTGCGGCGCTTGGCTATATGCTTGCCATCGCATGGTTCGTACGCCGTCACCCCGATGCAGGCCCGGCAGCAGAGCGTGCGACCCGCGCCGAAAAGCTGACCGCCATTCGTGAAACATGGTCGATTGCGCTGATTTTCCTGCTGGTAATCGTCGGGATGTATCGCGGCTGGTTCACCCCGACAGAGGCCGCTGCCATCGGTGCATTCGGAACCTTTGTCCTTGCGGTCGTGCACGGCGGGCTGCGCCTGTCCGGTCTGCTCGACTGCCTTCAGGGTGCGGCGCGGACCTCGGCCATGATCTTCCTGATCATGCTGGGGGCAGAGATGTTCAACGCCTTCCTTTCGGCCACCCAGACTCCGATGTTGGCGGCACAGGCGATTGTCGACAGTGGGCTGTCCCCGATGCTTGTCCTGCTGGCAATTCTGCTTCTTTATCTGGCGATGGGCTGCGTCATGGATTCCATGTCCATGCTGCTGCTGACTGTGCCGATCTTCTATCCGATCATCGCGGGTCTGGATTTCGGCATGAGCCGAGAGGATACCTTGATCTGGTTCGGCATTCTTGCCGTGGTCGTGGTAGAGGTGGGGCTGATAACACCACCCGTGGGCATGAATGTCTTCGTCATCAACGGCATGGCGAAGGATGTGACGATGGTCGAAAGCTTCCGCGGCGTGCTGCCCTTCCTTCTCAGCGACTTCATTCGCATTGCCTTCCTGATCACGATGCCCTGGATCTCACTTTTCCTTGTCAGATTGCTGGGCTAG
- a CDS encoding TRAP transporter small permease, producing the protein MTGVPDNQTELLTEQPNKVPVPGWLVTLCRWLAGFGGLVLLAIMFMTVASVVKRGVFGAPIPGDYEMVEMGSAVLIACFLPWCQVSGGNVLVDFFTMKAGDRVNHFLEAIGDLIYLLIGLLILWRMWHGVVEFRSYGEQSMVLRAPVWISAALMLPAFVVLAITTFFTMIGHLKEARA; encoded by the coding sequence ATGACGGGGGTGCCGGATAACCAAACCGAACTGCTGACAGAACAGCCCAATAAGGTTCCTGTGCCGGGTTGGCTGGTTACGCTGTGTCGCTGGTTGGCGGGTTTTGGCGGGCTGGTTCTGCTGGCGATCATGTTCATGACCGTCGCCAGCGTGGTAAAGCGCGGTGTGTTCGGCGCCCCCATTCCTGGCGACTACGAAATGGTAGAGATGGGCTCTGCTGTGCTCATCGCCTGTTTCCTGCCATGGTGTCAGGTCTCCGGCGGGAATGTGCTGGTCGATTTCTTCACCATGAAGGCGGGGGACAGGGTGAATCATTTCCTCGAAGCCATCGGTGATCTGATTTACCTGTTGATCGGTTTGCTGATCCTGTGGCGTATGTGGCATGGCGTGGTGGAGTTCCGCAGCTATGGCGAACAATCCATGGTCCTGCGCGCGCCGGTCTGGATCAGTGCGGCGCTCATGCTGCCTGCCTTCGTCGTTCTTGCGATCACCACCTTCTTCACCATGATCGGACATCTGAAAGAGGCACGGGCATGA
- a CDS encoding TRAP transporter substrate-binding protein yields the protein MKRFIISGIVALGVATPVAAQEVTIRVHHFLSADAPMHKDVLMPWETMVEEASGGRIDVQLYPSMQLGGKPPQLYDQARDGIVDVSWTLLGYTPGRFPVSEVFELPFMSTTATATTNALQEFQAKYLGDELKDVHPLLIHAPSAYKFHMADQQVASLEDLAGLKIRAPSRVMTDGLNALGATAVGMPVPEVAQSLSTGVIDGAVIPWEVVGSLRIEDVTQGHTELGTENGGIAGSVMALVMNKAKYDGLPDDLKQVIDDNSGAALAAIAGPAFDNAEEVERQKYVDAGATITVIPEDQLGPWREASQPVVDAWVEAMDSAGHDGQAMLDDARAMLEAGAQ from the coding sequence ATGAAAAGATTTATTATCTCAGGCATCGTGGCCCTTGGCGTCGCCACGCCAGTCGCCGCGCAAGAGGTGACCATCCGCGTGCATCACTTCCTGTCGGCAGACGCACCCATGCACAAAGATGTGCTGATGCCGTGGGAAACCATGGTGGAAGAGGCGTCCGGCGGTCGCATTGACGTGCAGCTTTACCCCTCGATGCAGCTTGGCGGCAAACCACCCCAGCTATACGACCAGGCACGCGACGGCATCGTAGACGTGTCCTGGACACTGCTTGGTTATACGCCCGGTCGCTTCCCTGTCTCTGAGGTGTTCGAGCTGCCCTTCATGTCGACCACGGCAACCGCGACAACCAATGCCCTTCAGGAATTTCAGGCCAAATATCTGGGGGACGAGCTGAAGGACGTGCATCCCCTGCTGATCCATGCGCCCTCGGCCTACAAGTTTCACATGGCAGACCAGCAGGTCGCCTCGCTGGAGGATCTGGCCGGGCTGAAGATCCGCGCACCGTCGCGGGTCATGACCGACGGGCTGAATGCGCTTGGCGCAACGGCGGTGGGGATGCCGGTGCCGGAAGTGGCGCAGTCGCTGAGCACCGGCGTGATCGACGGGGCCGTCATCCCGTGGGAGGTTGTCGGTTCTCTGCGGATCGAGGATGTGACCCAGGGCCATACCGAACTTGGTACGGAAAACGGCGGCATAGCGGGCTCTGTCATGGCGCTTGTGATGAACAAGGCGAAATATGACGGGCTGCCGGACGATCTGAAACAGGTGATCGACGACAATTCCGGCGCCGCGCTTGCCGCCATTGCGGGCCCTGCATTCGACAATGCCGAGGAGGTCGAGCGGCAGAAATATGTCGATGCCGGTGCGACCATTACCGTTATCCCGGAAGACCAGCTTGGCCCGTGGCGCGAGGCGTCGCAGCCCGTCGTTGACGCATGGGTCGAGGCTATGGATTCCGCTGGACATGACGGCCAGGCAATGCTGGACGACGCCCGCGCCATGCTGGAAGCAGGGGCGCAGTAA
- a CDS encoding class-II fumarase/aspartase family protein: protein MVTALFAELLGDAEMASLLSDEATLAAMLRAEAALSRAQGQLGIIPDGAAKAIVRAAEELRPDPASLAPGVARAGIAAQPVVVALKQAAGEHAGWVHFGATSQDIVDTGLAIQLSQALALLRSRLDGVDRALGAKTREYAGLPMPAHTRFQIAAPTTFGAKIAVWRAPLARQLLRLDEMLPRVLNVSLYGAAGTSAALGQQAGALRQAMAEELELGAPDVPWHSTRDMIAELGGWLSMTTGALGKIGADLVLLGQSELGEVTAGMGGGSSTMPQKSNPVAAETLVTLARLNAGAVGTLHQAMVHAYERDGSALEIEWAVLPDMLERAAACLRIGLDLAQSLRANPERIAASFTADRGMMMAEAAGFVVAGTMPRTDAMKVVGKALTAMQNDGKLTLAEALASLVPGHDWATILTPERNIGEAERIAGHYGNKLREEMK from the coding sequence ATGGTAACTGCCCTGTTCGCTGAACTGCTTGGCGACGCTGAAATGGCGTCGCTGCTGTCGGACGAGGCCACCCTTGCCGCCATGTTGCGGGCAGAGGCAGCCTTGTCGCGCGCTCAGGGCCAGCTTGGCATCATCCCTGACGGGGCCGCTAAGGCAATCGTCCGCGCGGCAGAGGAGCTGCGCCCCGATCCGGCCAGTCTTGCACCCGGCGTTGCCCGCGCGGGCATAGCGGCGCAACCTGTCGTCGTTGCGCTGAAACAGGCAGCGGGCGAGCACGCGGGATGGGTGCATTTCGGCGCGACATCTCAGGATATCGTGGATACGGGTCTGGCAATCCAGCTTTCGCAGGCGCTTGCCTTGTTGCGTTCGCGCCTTGATGGGGTGGATCGCGCTTTGGGCGCCAAGACTCGTGAATATGCGGGGCTGCCCATGCCTGCACATACCCGCTTTCAGATTGCCGCGCCGACCACCTTTGGTGCGAAAATCGCCGTCTGGCGGGCACCGCTTGCACGTCAGCTTCTGCGGCTGGATGAGATGCTTCCCCGCGTGCTGAACGTGTCGCTATATGGCGCTGCCGGGACGTCAGCCGCCCTTGGTCAGCAGGCAGGCGCGCTTCGTCAGGCTATGGCGGAAGAACTTGAACTGGGTGCGCCGGATGTGCCGTGGCACAGCACGCGCGACATGATCGCCGAACTCGGCGGCTGGCTGTCGATGACCACGGGTGCATTGGGCAAGATAGGTGCCGATCTGGTGCTTCTGGGCCAGTCCGAACTGGGCGAGGTCACGGCTGGCATGGGTGGCGGCTCATCGACCATGCCACAGAAATCGAACCCGGTCGCGGCTGAAACGCTGGTGACCCTGGCGCGGCTGAATGCGGGTGCGGTCGGCACGCTGCATCAGGCCATGGTTCATGCGTATGAACGTGACGGCTCTGCCTTGGAAATTGAATGGGCGGTGCTGCCCGATATGCTGGAACGCGCTGCGGCCTGCCTGCGGATCGGGCTTGATCTGGCGCAGAGCTTGCGGGCCAATCCTGAGCGCATCGCCGCCAGCTTCACCGCCGACCGTGGCATGATGATGGCAGAGGCTGCGGGCTTTGTCGTTGCTGGCACGATGCCGCGTACGGACGCTATGAAGGTCGTCGGCAAGGCGCTTACCGCCATGCAGAACGATGGCAAGCTGACACTGGCCGAAGCACTGGCATCGCTGGTGCCGGGACATGACTGGGCGACAATTCTGACGCCTGAGCGGAATATCGGCGAGGCAGAGCGCATCGCCGGACATTACGGGAACAAACTTAGGGAGGAAATGAAATGA